The Malus sylvestris chromosome 14, drMalSylv7.2, whole genome shotgun sequence genome segment TACTATGCCCAAAGCTTCATGACATGAAGGAAGCTTGCTTTTGGACTTTAGAGGGCATTCGGAGGCTTTGAAGCTTGGATCACGGATCTATGTATTAGACACATCCCTTGAAACATTGAGCAATAAATATGTGCTCGGCGTGTTTATTGCAATACCAACTTTATGACAACcggaaaaacagaaaaaaaaaaatgagaatgcATAGCGAGCCAGTCTCCCTTTTCATGCTAAAGATATGACGGTAAAAAATCCCGATATAGAAGATATATGAGCATATTAGAAAATTTCCAACTTCTCTATAGAGGCGAGTTTGGAATTTATAGGACATAATATGTTGAATTGTTGTTCAACGTAATAGTTTCAGTCTGAGTATTTCTAAGTTCACCAACCAACAACTATAACGATAAAAAAATCTTGGTCGAATCGAATTTAGTTAAGATAGTCTAGTCCAAGCCAAACTCCacctatgtaagtttatcttacattgccggtcccaagcccgggtaaaggaggagggggagggcgtcaggtagtcgacagccggcactcaacagttacgtcgaatccttatgaattAGTCTAGTCCAAGCCGGATCAGCTGATTATGATACACACTCCAAACTTCTATAATGGTCAGTACCAAATATACTGCTGCATTAGGTTGTGAGGTTTACTGAGGTGAGGTGTTTTAGGTGGAGGTATTGATTTCTGGGGAGCTTTTAAAAAATCACGGTTCGGTTGCCGTCGCCGTTACAAAACCGGCGCCAGCCGGTTATTGCGGAGGCTCTGCCTCTTTGTCCCATTGACGTCTGGtttattctttgttttttaccctcaatttttaaaaattacttttagaaaagtaaaaggaaatcaagaaaataaaaaataaaccctttttcgGCCGAGACCGTTGATTGCGGTTTGAAAATAAAGCGCGCCCCTGACATTGGATAATGGGACGTCCCATTTTTGACCActtcttttttgtcttttccatatttttttaataggatCTTTTGATATAGACCCAAcagttttgaatttttaaattaaacattcatgttttttagtcatttaattaaactttttttgtcataattttggtGCTATATACACATTATATTGTAACAAATTTTCTATAATCTAGCCTTTTAATTACACTCTCATCCGTTAGagataattgtaaaaaaaaaagttggttagattcaatttattttcacaataTTGCTACAATTTAACAATAATTATCTACGatttaagatattttatttccaaaatagttgaaaatattttaaatttcacaaaatcaaacgtatcgaaataagtttttcttttagtaCATTAAGAGAAAATATGATTGAGAATAATATAAATGTACCAATAAACaatgtgtacaaaataaaacgtaccaaaataaaaataatgtaccaatattaacaatatatatcaaatcaaacgtaccaaaattgcaaataaacgtaccaattaatgatttttgtaaattcaaacGTACTCGCagataatatatatgtaatgtATTTTACCTAATAATAATTTGTCAACAActatacttaaaaaaacaactaaaaaatataatttcacaaaaaaagttgaaaaaataacacagagcttttatgttgatcaccaactatttgaaaaagaaaaaaaaaaccatatggaaaaataaataatattaaatgcttgcataacaaaaaaaaatgtgatcGAAAAAACATATCTGGAAGAAGAGGAAATATAGTTTAATTACTAATATCTCCACTACATAAGAAAGTGCATCATGCAGATAAAAggataaattcaaaaattattttaattttaaaaaatataataatgacATGTAATTTAGCTTGAGGTGGTTATTAGTCAAAACActttaatcaaaataaaaaaatgcatagATGTTTAATCTAAATGATACAAAAAAACTGTAAaggattctaattttttttaattaatattatttttcttaattttgtaagTGTGAAAATATTTGGAAAATTACAAGTGGGCATCGTTTGGACTTTGGAGGACAACTTACAGGAAAAGCCAAGTCGTTTTGACGCTTGTGTAAACGCAAGTTAAGTTTTTTACCGGGTACTGTCGGTGGCATAATAAAACTGaatttattgtattttcttgggtatgtaaataaataaaatgtattGTTTTGGGAGAAAATAAATCATTAAATGGTGGTGAGTGTTGTTTGTCGGGTTGTCGGGCATTCGAATCCTGGTTACAGGTCAATCTTCTTGGGTATCATGTTTACACGAACCACGCCGCCACCTTCCCTGCCCTTGATATCCTTGCCATTTTACATTTCTACCCTTCTCTAGACCTTATATGGAGATGGAGAGGTCATTGGTTCTCTAATTTTACTAATGATTCATAGTGAAAGGGTTGAGCTCATGTGGATGCAAGTCCTTCTCTACTTGAACTTCTAGTTTGTGTTCATAACTTTACTACGAACTGTTTTAGCATCAATCATGCAAGAACGCATAAGTAAATATTGACCATTCGTATGTGCATTACttattttagagaaaatgattaCTTGAGAGTGGACTAAGCCTCGCAATGgtttagcaataatgtggttcaaattcgacTTTGGCgataatcaaacctaaaaccgctcacttataagtgaagagaaaaACCACTAGACCTTATTAAAACTATGTAGTAATCGATGGTTTCCTCTATAGTTAAGACTATATAGTTAGTGATTTagtttttttagccaattggcATCCCCTCCTTTTTAAGAAAGTTGCTTGGTTAAAGTAGAGGGGGCGTTGAGGGGATGCGAAAGGTGCAGTCGCACAGGGCTCCAAATTTGAAGGGGCCCCAAAATTTTTGTCACCTAATATTTATATGTactaatattatatatttaaaattactTTTGTTATGAAATAATATTCTATAttcaaaaattgattttgttaGCATTTTAAAATCTCATCTTAAGCGTAattttttcctttctaaatataaaaatttagagTACAATAAGATATTTTGAGTGCCAATAATACACCATAAAAGATGgtattttttcaatattatcATATAATAATGTTacatattcaagtgaaactttaaagttagagtttttgaagtttgttttcttgtttggttgtaTAAGATTGAactgcttttgattatttagtgaatgttatgtttgtagctctttttacttattattaATGACATTTTTAAATATGCAATCAGTGAATGCtaaactttgttttgatttaagtgattGTTTTCTAGCGTTAATACATTGTCCTACATTTTTTAAGACTATCTTAAGGAGGGGCGCTTTTATAAATTTCGCACAGGGCCCCAAAATCTCAGAGATGACCCTGGGTTAAAGGGTTTGAGAATGTGTATAAGGGCAATTTTGTAACTTCAAATTATTAGGTTTCTGCTTGCTTGTTTCATAAAACCAATCTcaaacaatattttattttgcattAAAATCTGAATTTCTACATACCACTTATTTTTGCTAGACATTAATAGAAAAATTCATTTCAAatcaatttatttaaaattattattattattattatttgctaGACATTAATTCAAATTCCGAAAGCACACGGATATCCCCTCTGTAATAAAGATTTTCTTCATGGACATACTGCAAGAAAATAAATGCAAATATGCAACCCTAGTTAATGAAACCCTAAAATGTTTGTTCAATCTCTCCAACTAGTCTGGGTCTTTGTCTGTCTGTACATGCATGATATGCTCCTTCCTCACATGGATTATCGAGACTTGACAGCAAACCATTTGCAATCTCTCAATCACTTTCACATTTCGGCATGCATGCATATGCTATCAAATTATTGATCAATATATGTTGATTTTCTGTCAGATATATTGACAAGATTGGTCAATTTCTTAACCTCTTTAAACTATTTGGTACATTCCTTCTCAATAATGCATAGTTTTCCCTGATTTATGCACCTGCTcaactttaacaaaattaaagaaactTTTTGTACTATTGTTTCGGATAAATATAGTTCGATTTGGTTTGAGCTGTAAATAGTTTTGGGGTTCGTTTGGTTTTTTAATCACATTCGCATTTTAGCTTGAACCGAACTAAACTGCATTGCTTGATGTGGTTCATTGGTTTTATTGTCACTTGGAATTGAAACTAATCCAAACAAGATCTTGTAAATTGTTGAGAATTTACACATTTATTTCAATGTACAACTCAAGATAAGGAAGTTTCTAAATATTGTTAAACAGGACTAGAGAACCATGAATAGTTTTAACTTTAAGGTACCTCattgaaatttcattttttttcttcatatatatgAACAATATGTATCACGATTCACATGAGATAAACAAAGTTAACTATCGAAAATTCAATAAAAGTCGATTGATTTTTAACCTTTATGTTAGAGAGAATACAACTTCTATATGcgaaaaaaaattctcataaaCACACAAATATGACATTTGAGAAATATAAGGCGTACTCAAGGATCTAAAAGATGCTAGATGCTAGTCGGGCAGTGGGCAGGGGCCTAGTGCCTAGGTGATTAGGCGAaagcctaggcggactaggcggatttaagtaaatttattatatatcctataaataagtgtctggtTATAcctaaaaaatacataattgcattgagatacataaattgtaaaatataatgacatatagataaagtattagaatataatgcaaaatgaaagttatctatttttttgtctaagtgaTAATTGAGACCTAGGTGAGTGTTTATGCAAGTCTGAGTGtccttcttaatttttaaacgtCTAAGAATTATCAGGACGGTAATCAGTCGTCTAGCATCAAGGCAGCATTAATGGAAATTTTTGGGACAGTGGCCATACTTACCAAATCTCCTACTTGCTGTAAAACTTTGCTCTTTCTTGTTGTGGCAAAGACAAAAACATGATCAATGTGGTGAGACAAAGCACAAATATCCGTCGGTTAGGAAAGTACTAAAAATTGTTACCAAGACTATAGACAATGGAGATTTCATCGGGTAAATCGGTGAAATTTCATTTTTCCCCATGCAAAAATACACATCGAACCAATGAACAAAACTATCGATTAAAGTTCAGCAAAGGGTCAACCGATTTTCAAAATCCCTCGCCAGATCCAATAACATTCCGCCACGCAATTACCAAATCAAGTTGTGGAAATGGCTATAGTACCCAGAAAGACCAACAACTTTCACCCAAAAATACCATGGGTAAAATGGACATTTCATGGTGGGGACAGCCCAATGGACGGAAGCTGAAACCGTTTTGACTCTTCACCGCAGCTTCCTAACCCCTTTCTTGTTTTGAATCTGATAATTCTCAATCTCAGTGACCTGCACAGAAGTCGtgatttaattataaataaataaatgcaaCTCGTTAAGAATCTTTTAAGATAAAAAATTTGGCAtaatacgaataattaaaataataaatttgatACAAAAACAAGACGAACATGGCTTATTTACCGAGGACAAGGATTGTATGCCCTTCCATAccttcctgtttgtgtggtcatgattaagccacgtcaacattttatattactattcatttttgtcttattatctttataaaaaaaaataatataaaatattgatgtagcTTAACtgtaaccacacaaaacagaaaggcATAAAAGAGCATGGAAAAAATGAGGGTAGACGATCCTTGTCCATTTACCAGAGCGAAGAAGCTAATATGCAGTAACTTTTTCCATTCCACACGTACAATAAATGCACACCGACCTTCCCAGCGAAGAGCGGGAACACCCACATGCCTCTGTTCTTTTCTCAACCGTTTTCAGCCCCTTGAAAAGAGAAATAATCTGAAATTattcaaaaataattaaattaaattaacaaaaaataaacaaaattttgggTCCATACTAATTTCTGGGCACTTGTACTTTTCCCTCCTCCTGTATATAGATGCCCATTGTGCTCCTTCACATTCCCAATCCCTACACCCTCTCCCTCCACTTCATTTTCCCAAATCcctctcctttttctctctcctGGTCTCTCCTGGTTTATCAGAAATTTTAGCTGATAAACCACCTCACATTGCCTTCTTCTTGTGTTTTTACAGcttcaaagcaaagaaaaaGCTTCCATCTTTTTACCGTTTTACTGCTGGCATGGAGAAATTTGTGAGGGTAATTTCCATGGCTCCTCTGCTTCTGCTGCTCTGTTTGCCTTTTGCTTTGGCCGGCCATGACTACGGGCAGGCTCTGAGCAAGAGCATTCTGTTCTTTGAAGCTCAGAGATCTGGGTTTCTTCCCCGCAACCAGAGAGTCACTTGGAGATCCAATTCTGGCTTGTATGATGGCAAGGCCAATGGGGTAACTTCTTAGTCACTCTTTCAGAAAAAATCTTAACTGGGTTTTGTTGTAAAATGATGTGGTCAAATTAAATTACCCAGTTCATCATTTTGCATAAAGATTTCAATCTTTCAGTTAAAATCTCAACTGGGTTCATCATTTTGCATAAAAGCTCAACTCTTCAGTTAAAATCCCAACTGGGTTATGGTAAAATGTTGCAGTAAAATTACCCAGCTGATTATTCTTTCATAAAAATTAACCTTTGGTTTGGAATTTTCAGGTTGATCTGGTGGGAGGGTACTATGATGCAGGTGACAATGTGAAGTTTGGGCTTCCCATGGCCTTCACAGTCACAATGATGTCCTGGAGTATAATCGAGTACGGCAAGCAAATGGCCGCAAGCGGTGAGCTCGGCCATGCCATGGAGGCCGTCAAATGGGGCACTGACTACTTCATCAAAGCTCATCCTGAACCCAATGTCCTCTACGGAGAGGTACCTTTCCCCCCAAGTTCTCAACTTTTCCACTCTCCCCAACTAAAAttctataatttttaattagctTTACTTTtcgaaaaaaaacataattttgtgtttttttttaatgatttattGACCAACCCGGTttccaaaatttgatttttatttattgctCTGTGTTTAATGTGTTAATTTTGTGATTAGGTGGGAGATGGGAACACTGACCATTACTGTTGGCAAAGACCGGAGGATATGACCACTAACCGCCGGGCATACAAGATCAGCCCCAGCAATCCCGGGTCCGATCTTGCCGGAGAAACTGCCGCCGCTATGGCGGCTGCTTCCATTGTCTTCCGCCGCTCCAACCCCACATACTCCCGTGAACTCCTCCGCCACGCCTATCAGGTCGGTCTCACATTTATATTTCTACATTTTCAACTAAACTAATCGTCATTAGACTTAAGTTTAATCAAATTGATTAGAGTGCGTTAACATGAATTTGGTCCGTTGGTCTAAAAAGATAGTGTAATCCTGCGGTGGGGACCAGTAATAGTATTGTCGGTTCAACCGGCGTACGTTAGCCATGCGCGGCATTGAGCCGCTGACAAGTACGTGGTACATGCTTCGGGTCTCATGCTTTTGGCGCGGGACCGGCGCATGATAGGCAACTGTCGTAGTTATTAGGCAGTTACGGTTCCGACTTACTTTTTGTCAGTCTGGGCATTGCTACTTGCTACAGCGCAGCGTACGTTACTTTTAGCATCGAATGTATAAACCCTAGGCGGACGTTGCCGTTTTAATGCCAACGTCTGGTAGTTACTTTTGGTTGCGTTGGCAATTAATTTTACACATGGTTAACCATGTAGCTTTGTATCTTGTGTTGTTTTACTTAAAATTTCATATCAGTAATAATAGTAAAAAGAGatcattttaatatttaacCGAAATCTCAATTATTATGTGATATGTATTGGCAACAAgggttgtaatttttttttttaattttttgtgaacaaataatattatgtacAGTAAGAGAATGAGGTAGACTTAGCCTCATAATAAGCtgacaataatgtggttcaaattcatgtttgacgagaatcgaatataagacttacttataagtgaagatgaatactactaTATTGTAGTTCTAAATGGCACAAAGGTGGTTGCTCTTAAATTTGAGAACAACTTAGGattcatttttaattgattaataaaTACTTTTTATAATTATGACAAGTAATTAATagtttaatttgacatatcgaGTGGATaacaaaacgtaaaaacaaaacctaaagtCCCACGTAGACTTTCATCGTTAGTTCCTAATAGTCTCGTTTGGATTGTGAATATCTTTTTTGCTGCCTATGTACTATCCGTTGGTGTTTGAATAAAACATCTTTTCCATATAAAAAATGCCCGTCTGCTTAAACGGGGTGGTCAAAGTTAAAAAGTTTTCGGCGCATAATTTGGATCGTGATGGGGGGCATATCTGCCCGTCGATCACGGGGACTGTGCTGCTTGATCGTACAGAATCTACGATACAATCAGATCTAACCCGTCCACTTGTAGCCGAACCGTGAAAAGTGTGAATGCTATTTGCACTTTCACGTGCGACTTTTGTCGGTGGTATCGTACACATACCACACCCACACAATCCCCAGCACCTTCCGTCCCTGCACATGCATAATTGTATTCCCTTAATACCCTCactgttttatttaatttacttAAAAAACCACTGATCTTAcactgacttttttttttttttttttcagctgtTTGATTTTGCGGACAAGTACAGGGGGAAATATGACAGCAGCATCAACGTGGCCCAAAAGTACTACCGGTCCATCAGTGGCTACAATGTACGTTATTGGGCCCCTCTTGGGCTTTTCTCATTTCAGGCCCAAAAACAGCCCATTATGCTATTTCCATTTCATATCTAATTTTGGTTGGGTGTTGAACATTATTATTGTTATGTGCAGGATGAGTTGCTATGGGCTGCTGCTTGGTTGTTCCAGGCAAGTAACAACCAGTACTACTTGGACTACCTCGGAAACAATGGTGATTCCCTGGGAGGAACCGGTTGGGGAATGACCGAGTTCAGTTGGGATGTCAAGTATTCCGGGGTCCAAACCCTTGTTGCCAAGGTACTACTCACAAccatggtccatgagatttgaatTCAGAAAATTCTGATAAAGCAGAGACTTTGTGTTACTAGACCAAACGGTCGTTGACAATCTAATATGTTTTTTTATAAGTGAATTGTAAATTGCATTGATTAGATTTATATTGGGGAGACAACTAATTGGTTTGTGTTTTCTTGACTGACAGTTTTTAATGCAAGGCAAAGCTGGTCGTCATACAGCAGTCTTTGAGAAGTACCAACAGAAGGCTGAGTACTTCATGTGTTCATGCGTTGGTAAGGGCAGCCGGAATGCACAGAAGACTCCCGGTGGCCTAATTTACCGCCAGAGGTGGAATAACATGCAGTTTGTCACCAGTTCCTCCTTCTTGATCACCGTCTACTCCGACTATCTCACATCTTCCAGGAGAA includes the following:
- the LOC126600002 gene encoding endoglucanase 6-like, producing MEKFVRVISMAPLLLLLCLPFALAGHDYGQALSKSILFFEAQRSGFLPRNQRVTWRSNSGLYDGKANGVDLVGGYYDAGDNVKFGLPMAFTVTMMSWSIIEYGKQMAASGELGHAMEAVKWGTDYFIKAHPEPNVLYGEVGDGNTDHYCWQRPEDMTTNRRAYKISPSNPGSDLAGETAAAMAAASIVFRRSNPTYSRELLRHAYQLFDFADKYRGKYDSSINVAQKYYRSISGYNDELLWAAAWLFQASNNQYYLDYLGNNGDSLGGTGWGMTEFSWDVKYSGVQTLVAKFLMQGKAGRHTAVFEKYQQKAEYFMCSCVGKGSRNAQKTPGGLIYRQRWNNMQFVTSSSFLITVYSDYLTSSRRTLKCASGNVAPNELLSFAKSQVDYILGDNPRATSYMVGYGNNYPQQVHHRASSIVSYKKDSSFVSCRGGYATWFSRKASDPNLLTGAIVGGPDAYDNFADQRDNYEQTEPATYNNAPLLGILARLHAGHGGYNQLLPVVPTQPKSAALPKPKAAPEPKVTPATPAPSSSPIAISQRKTTSWTSKGVTYYRYSAIVTNKSAKTLTNLKLSVSKLYGPIWGLAKAGNSYVFPSWINSLPAGKSMEFVYIHSASPANVLVSSYSLA